Proteins from a genomic interval of Flammeovirgaceae bacterium SG7u.111:
- a CDS encoding acetyl-CoA hydrolase/transferase C-terminal domain-containing protein — MRRSYKQPKYTSPQEAVSVINSYERVFVHSVSMTPGKLVEAMVNRASELKEVEIIHIHTEGPAPYAAPEYAGSFRHNACFVGANVRKFVQSGYADYIPVFLSDVPRLFKRGILPIDVAMITVTPPDKHGYCSLGSSVDVTLAALETAKVIIAEINPNAPRSLGDGVIHISQIDMAVEVDYPIFTIPRREPSEEEQKMGKLIAELIEDGSTLQMGIGGVPDAVLSQLGNHKGLGIHTEMFSDGLIDLVEKGIVTNEHKKVLPHKVCTCFVMGTQKVYDFLDDNPVIAMKDSSFTNDTAIIRKNPKVTAINSAVEVDLTGQVCADTIGSKQYSGVGGQMDFIRGAALSQNGKPIIALSSQTNKGISKIVPFLKEGAGVTTTRAHVQYVVTEFGVANLFGKNLRQRAKELIRIAHPDHQEYLEKMAFERFGQL, encoded by the coding sequence ATGAGAAGAAGCTATAAACAACCTAAATATACTAGCCCTCAGGAAGCCGTTTCTGTCATCAATTCCTACGAAAGAGTATTCGTCCATAGTGTTTCTATGACTCCAGGAAAACTGGTTGAAGCCATGGTAAACAGAGCCAGCGAGCTCAAAGAAGTTGAAATCATCCATATACACACCGAAGGACCAGCACCTTACGCCGCTCCCGAATATGCTGGTTCTTTCCGCCACAATGCTTGTTTTGTGGGAGCCAACGTAAGAAAATTCGTACAGTCAGGCTATGCAGATTACATCCCTGTATTCCTTAGCGATGTTCCTAGGTTGTTCAAAAGGGGTATCCTCCCCATAGATGTAGCAATGATCACCGTTACCCCGCCCGACAAACACGGGTATTGCTCTTTAGGCTCTTCCGTAGATGTTACCCTCGCTGCTTTAGAAACTGCTAAAGTCATTATTGCTGAAATCAACCCCAATGCACCTCGCTCCTTGGGCGATGGTGTCATTCATATTAGCCAAATTGATATGGCTGTAGAAGTCGATTATCCTATTTTTACCATTCCCAGAAGAGAACCTTCTGAAGAGGAACAAAAAATGGGAAAGCTCATTGCCGAGTTAATAGAAGACGGTTCAACGCTCCAAATGGGCATTGGTGGCGTGCCTGATGCTGTACTTTCCCAACTCGGAAATCATAAAGGATTAGGAATCCACACTGAAATGTTTTCGGATGGGTTGATCGATTTGGTGGAAAAGGGGATTGTGACCAATGAGCACAAAAAAGTACTGCCTCATAAGGTTTGTACCTGCTTTGTGATGGGAACTCAAAAAGTATATGACTTTTTGGACGACAACCCCGTGATTGCCATGAAAGACTCTTCATTTACCAACGATACGGCCATTATCCGCAAAAACCCGAAGGTAACGGCAATCAACAGCGCTGTCGAAGTCGATCTGACTGGGCAAGTTTGTGCCGACACTATTGGTTCAAAGCAATATTCCGGAGTTGGTGGGCAAATGGATTTTATACGAGGCGCAGCCCTTTCCCAAAATGGGAAACCAATCATAGCCCTTAGTTCTCAGACAAATAAGGGAATTTCCAAGATAGTACCCTTCCTAAAAGAAGGTGCTGGCGTCACCACCACAAGGGCACACGTACAGTATGTGGTAACCGAATTTGGAGTTGCAAATTTATTTGGGAAAAACTTAAGGCAAAGAGCCAAAGAACTCATCAGGATAGCCCATCCAGACCATCAAGAATATTTGGAAAAAATGGCGTTTGAACGCTTTGGGCAATTATAG
- a CDS encoding family 16 glycoside hydrolase has product MKMKIILYTTALFLAGCFGCSQPKEWEELFNGKDLDGWQAYESPESFQVKDGELVCSGKRGHLFFEGEVYKNFELIAEVKAAPGANSGIFIHTKPQEEGWPSQGYEVQINNTHKGEGNYRETKKTGSLYGVRNVYYQSAKDNEWFTLRVKVVENLVQIFVDNMPVVEYIEPEAPVRGEGCEGRKLSEGYFALQAHDENSTVHFRSIKVKRLPDAAKTPMKVSEEWNSTVTKLMEKGYPLVDYHVHLKGGLTMEEARENSLKLGINYGVAPNCGLHFPVTNDASLYTYMDTVKHQPIFRGMQAEGREWIRLFSPKAIAEFDYVFTDAMTFTDSKGRRNRIWIPEEVWVDDKEQFMDQMVEKIESIFAKEPVDIYVNPTVLPAELMPEIDELWTEERWGRVVNVLAEHKIAIEINSRYKTPSAKLIKMAKDAGIKFTFGTNNTGKELGRLEYSIQMIEECGLTPDDIFMPKKHEQKPVLVKGLPKEITG; this is encoded by the coding sequence ATGAAAATGAAAATTATACTTTATACAACAGCTCTGTTTTTGGCAGGCTGTTTTGGTTGCTCTCAGCCCAAAGAGTGGGAAGAATTGTTCAATGGAAAAGACTTAGATGGCTGGCAAGCCTACGAATCTCCGGAAAGCTTTCAAGTAAAAGATGGAGAGTTGGTTTGTTCGGGAAAACGGGGGCATTTGTTTTTTGAAGGAGAGGTTTATAAAAACTTTGAGCTAATTGCCGAAGTGAAAGCTGCGCCAGGCGCAAATTCGGGAATATTTATTCATACGAAACCTCAGGAGGAAGGGTGGCCAAGTCAAGGTTATGAAGTTCAGATAAATAATACTCACAAAGGAGAAGGCAATTACAGGGAAACGAAGAAAACAGGAAGCCTGTACGGGGTGAGGAACGTGTATTACCAATCGGCAAAGGACAATGAATGGTTTACTCTCCGAGTGAAAGTTGTGGAGAATCTGGTCCAGATTTTTGTAGATAATATGCCCGTGGTAGAATATATAGAGCCAGAAGCGCCTGTAAGAGGGGAGGGCTGCGAAGGGAGGAAACTGAGCGAAGGCTATTTTGCCCTACAGGCGCATGATGAAAATAGTACAGTCCATTTCCGATCCATAAAAGTAAAACGCTTGCCCGATGCGGCAAAAACACCAATGAAAGTCAGCGAGGAATGGAACAGTACTGTCACCAAACTGATGGAAAAAGGCTACCCTCTGGTAGATTACCATGTCCATCTGAAAGGAGGGTTGACCATGGAAGAGGCAAGGGAAAATTCTTTGAAGCTAGGCATCAATTATGGTGTTGCCCCAAATTGTGGTTTGCACTTTCCCGTTACCAACGATGCTTCGCTTTACACATATATGGATACAGTAAAGCATCAACCGATTTTCCGAGGCATGCAAGCTGAAGGAAGGGAGTGGATCAGGCTGTTTTCACCAAAAGCGATTGCCGAGTTCGATTATGTGTTTACCGATGCCATGACTTTTACCGATTCGAAAGGCAGGCGGAACAGGATTTGGATTCCCGAAGAAGTTTGGGTGGATGATAAAGAACAATTCATGGATCAGATGGTGGAAAAAATAGAGTCGATTTTTGCCAAAGAGCCTGTGGATATTTATGTGAACCCAACGGTGCTGCCTGCTGAGCTAATGCCCGAGATTGATGAGCTATGGACGGAAGAGCGCTGGGGAAGGGTTGTAAATGTATTGGCTGAACATAAAATTGCTATCGAGATAAATTCTCGCTACAAAACGCCCTCGGCAAAGCTGATAAAAATGGCGAAAGACGCGGGGATCAAGTTTACCTTTGGTACAAATAATACGGGAAAAGAATTAGGGCGATTGGAGTATAGTATCCAGATGATAGAGGAATGTGGGCTTACGCCTGATGATATTTTTATGCCCAAAAAACATGAGCAAAAACCCGTGCTGGTAAAAGGACTACCAAAAGAAATTACAGGTTGA
- a CDS encoding family 43 glycosylhydrolase, translating into MKGKSFGTLLFLGFLISSFVFQSCTEKGGAKAVQDKEAVIVDSVKFTYSKASGIGIDSVFNRRDPSDIIKVGDTYYIWYTRMISPMRSGYWGTIWYATSKDEGHTWQEQGMALGLGEKGTFDSHSVFTPNILAYKGKYYMYYTGVQPTPGNKESKFENNSINDFTAIGLAVAESPDGPFLRVKNNPVLEVSPDSAAFDSYRIDDAALLVKDGKICMYYKGRSIIHGKQGPKLTKMSVATADNPEGPFEKSVEPLIEKGHEVLIWQQNDGVASLASLSKSIHFATDGIHFSPIQENLTDIPMAPGLYRPHLEGDNSAKEVPGWGIAMKQQKGLAYLLRFEMTSYIAAD; encoded by the coding sequence ATGAAAGGAAAGTCTTTCGGAACCTTGTTGTTTTTAGGGTTTCTTATATCCTCGTTTGTTTTCCAGTCATGTACAGAAAAGGGAGGGGCAAAGGCAGTACAAGATAAAGAGGCAGTAATAGTTGATTCTGTAAAATTTACCTATTCTAAAGCATCTGGAATTGGTATCGATTCTGTTTTTAATAGGCGTGACCCTAGTGATATTATCAAAGTAGGGGATACCTATTATATTTGGTACACCCGGATGATAAGCCCGATGAGGTCAGGTTATTGGGGCACTATTTGGTACGCAACCTCTAAGGATGAAGGGCATACTTGGCAAGAACAAGGTATGGCTTTAGGGCTAGGAGAAAAGGGGACATTTGATAGCCATTCGGTATTTACACCAAACATCCTCGCTTACAAAGGTAAATATTATATGTATTACACGGGGGTACAACCTACTCCTGGCAACAAGGAAAGTAAATTTGAGAACAATTCGATTAACGATTTCACCGCAATTGGGCTAGCTGTTGCAGAAAGTCCTGATGGTCCTTTTCTAAGGGTAAAAAACAACCCTGTTTTGGAAGTTTCCCCTGATTCGGCTGCTTTTGATAGTTATCGGATCGACGATGCAGCGTTGTTGGTGAAAGACGGTAAAATATGTATGTATTATAAAGGCCGCTCTATCATACATGGGAAACAAGGTCCTAAGTTGACTAAAATGAGTGTAGCAACTGCCGATAACCCAGAAGGTCCTTTTGAAAAGAGTGTTGAACCATTAATAGAGAAAGGGCACGAAGTTCTTATTTGGCAACAAAATGATGGCGTTGCGTCCTTGGCCTCGTTAAGCAAGTCTATTCACTTCGCAACTGACGGCATCCATTTTTCCCCTATTCAGGAAAATTTGACTGATATCCCAATGGCACCAGGTTTATATCGACCACATTTGGAGGGTGATAATAGTGCAAAAGAAGTCCCAGGTTGGGGTATTGCTATGAAACAGCAGAAAGGATTGGCTTATCTTCTGCGTTTTGAAATGACTAGTTATATAGCAGCAGATTAG
- a CDS encoding glutaminyl-peptide cyclotransferase, whose amino-acid sequence MKYSAIFFILLSSLFFFSSSCSDKESKTAEAEQAKGGNAKKKKKKSKDIAKLISPKHRAKIKEGEIVPIQLELKDSTISIDSVRFFLDGEWLFTKSDAPFVYEWDAEGSKMGQRNFIAVVHKSDSTREGHNVRVDVFPSTAPTTYVYQVINDYPHDDKAFTQGLVYHDGYLLEGTGHKGASSLRKVDVRTGKIVKISSMPDQFFGEGIALFGDEIFQLTWQSQSGFVYDKNTFQQKREFRYPTEGWGLTTVGDKLLMSDGSNILYYLDPKSFTELSRLEVYDNNGPVKQLNELEYIEGEIWANVWETDFIVRIDPKTGKVVGKINLGGILDRRKYTGQVDVLNGIAYDPVMKRIFVTGKHWPRLFQIRVLEKK is encoded by the coding sequence TTGAAATACTCAGCTATATTTTTCATATTGTTAAGTTCGCTTTTCTTTTTTTCAAGCTCTTGCTCAGATAAAGAAAGCAAAACTGCTGAAGCCGAACAGGCAAAAGGGGGGAATGCTAAAAAGAAGAAAAAGAAAAGTAAAGATATCGCAAAGCTTATCAGTCCGAAACACAGGGCTAAAATAAAAGAGGGCGAAATTGTTCCTATCCAACTTGAGTTAAAAGATTCAACTATTTCTATCGATTCGGTTAGGTTTTTTCTGGACGGCGAGTGGTTGTTTACCAAATCGGACGCACCGTTTGTTTATGAGTGGGATGCAGAAGGGTCAAAAATGGGTCAGCGAAATTTTATCGCTGTAGTCCATAAGAGTGATAGTACGAGAGAAGGGCACAATGTTCGGGTAGATGTATTTCCCTCCACAGCTCCAACTACATATGTTTATCAGGTAATTAACGATTACCCCCACGATGATAAGGCTTTCACCCAAGGGTTGGTTTATCATGACGGCTATTTACTAGAAGGTACGGGTCATAAAGGAGCTTCGTCCCTTAGAAAAGTGGATGTGCGCACAGGGAAAATAGTAAAAATCTCTTCTATGCCCGATCAGTTCTTTGGGGAAGGTATAGCCTTATTCGGAGATGAAATTTTCCAGCTTACATGGCAATCTCAATCAGGTTTTGTGTACGACAAAAACACCTTCCAGCAAAAAAGAGAATTCAGATACCCTACCGAGGGCTGGGGGCTTACTACTGTAGGCGACAAGCTTTTGATGAGCGATGGATCAAATATTTTGTATTACCTAGACCCTAAATCTTTTACAGAACTGTCCCGCCTCGAAGTGTATGACAACAACGGTCCTGTAAAGCAGTTGAACGAGCTGGAATACATAGAAGGTGAAATATGGGCAAATGTGTGGGAAACTGATTTTATAGTAAGGATAGATCCTAAAACTGGAAAGGTAGTGGGCAAGATAAATCTGGGTGGTATTTTGGACAGAAGGAAATATACTGGGCAAGTAGATGTGCTTAACGGAATTGCATACGACCCAGTAATGAAGCGCATATTTGTAACTGGAAAACATTGGCCTAGACTCTTCCAAATAAGGGTTTTGGAAAAAAAATAA
- a CDS encoding sulfatase: protein MNMKFESLIKLRFRMVLLLLCSALMLVVPLQAQNKKPNIIFIVADDLGWQDVGFMGSQWFETPNLDRLAKESLVFSDAYMYPTCSPSRTALLTGKQSFRTGVYTVPVLERGNNQDNIFSRWTVGTEHPVYAEPLNKAGYKLIHLGKWHIVGPNPEEELEYPFEQKLKQPANGDTSWVANHKLNYKQYYPTGRGFHENVGGSWWGDPARGYQDGYKSESGGYKAPFKNPFIEDKEDDEWLTDRLTNEAIDFIKKNKNEPFFVNLHYYAPHRPTVPRNSKWLQKFMAKAPDTVTGQGSKRLEEIAGYATMIASIDENVQRIIDFLDKEGMRENTILIFTSDNGFNGLQSNTNALRGAKGTVYEGGIRVPAFVNWKGRIVPGSSEIPICGMDYFPTFLELANIRDYKGILDGRSLVPIFTGHEIEERPLFWHLASAYKNPPCSIIRKGKWKLIQFLNDEKLELYNLENDLKESSNLVEERKQLTESLLEELIEWRKKNKAPLPSASSLKF from the coding sequence ATGAATATGAAGTTTGAGTCGCTTATAAAGCTTAGATTCAGGATGGTACTCCTTCTTTTATGTAGTGCTTTGATGCTTGTTGTACCGTTGCAAGCGCAAAACAAAAAGCCAAATATCATTTTTATTGTGGCTGACGATTTGGGCTGGCAGGATGTTGGTTTTATGGGCAGCCAATGGTTTGAAACCCCTAACCTAGATAGGCTGGCAAAAGAAAGCCTTGTTTTTAGTGATGCGTATATGTATCCAACCTGTTCGCCCTCAAGAACAGCTTTGCTTACAGGAAAGCAATCGTTCAGGACTGGTGTTTATACGGTTCCGGTATTGGAGCGGGGAAATAACCAAGACAATATCTTTTCACGCTGGACGGTTGGGACCGAACATCCGGTGTATGCCGAGCCCTTGAATAAGGCTGGTTACAAGCTGATTCATTTAGGCAAATGGCACATAGTGGGTCCCAATCCTGAAGAAGAGTTAGAGTACCCGTTTGAACAAAAGCTAAAACAGCCAGCCAATGGTGATACATCTTGGGTTGCCAATCATAAATTAAATTATAAGCAGTATTACCCAACAGGTCGTGGTTTTCATGAAAATGTAGGTGGAAGCTGGTGGGGTGACCCTGCTCGTGGTTATCAAGATGGCTACAAATCGGAAAGTGGGGGGTACAAAGCACCTTTCAAAAACCCTTTTATCGAAGATAAAGAAGATGACGAATGGTTGACCGACCGGTTAACAAATGAGGCTATTGATTTCATTAAGAAAAATAAAAACGAGCCTTTTTTTGTGAATCTTCATTACTACGCACCCCATCGCCCAACAGTTCCAAGGAACAGCAAATGGCTACAGAAATTTATGGCGAAAGCTCCTGATACCGTCACGGGGCAAGGGTCAAAAAGACTTGAAGAAATTGCGGGCTATGCTACTATGATCGCGTCCATTGATGAGAACGTGCAACGTATCATCGACTTTTTGGATAAAGAAGGGATGCGAGAGAATACCATCCTGATATTTACATCAGACAATGGGTTCAATGGGTTGCAAAGCAATACGAACGCCTTGCGTGGTGCAAAAGGAACAGTGTATGAAGGAGGGATACGTGTACCTGCTTTTGTAAATTGGAAAGGAAGAATTGTTCCCGGAAGTTCGGAAATACCCATATGCGGAATGGATTATTTCCCGACTTTTCTAGAGTTGGCCAACATTCGGGATTATAAAGGAATACTAGATGGGAGAAGTCTGGTTCCCATTTTTACTGGGCATGAAATTGAGGAGCGACCATTGTTCTGGCATTTGGCAAGTGCTTATAAAAACCCTCCGTGTTCAATCATTCGCAAAGGAAAATGGAAACTTATCCAGTTTTTGAACGATGAAAAGCTAGAGTTGTATAACCTCGAAAATGACCTAAAAGAAAGTTCGAATCTTGTAGAAGAAAGAAAACAGTTAACTGAAAGCTTGTTAGAGGAACTTATAGAGTGGCGAAAGAAAAATAAAGCACCGCTACCTTCTGCTTCTAGTTTAAAGTTTTAA
- a CDS encoding FecR domain-containing protein, with protein sequence MKNWEDIFSYLNGELSDAEVSELDQWRKVSPENESYFQKVNKVYESTPRKDLAAFSPDVDQAWGKFNHAIQQEKTSKTGLSVYFNNWYKVAAMLSLILLGTWAISMLLSDGMTSITVAEGAGSQKVELEDGTEIWLREGASLTYPTHFDEEKRWVKLEGEAFFDVEKDPSKPFVVEAQATQTKVLGTSFNLNSESVTGNVEIALFTGKVEFVTEKESLTLAPGEKIAFGASTGKLEKAAIQSPNITAWKTKKLQFVDTPFLEVIHTLERYYNIEIEVLNKEILNCGFTSDFQDISLEEILKILEATEIVTVKRISGKVVLDGNGCTEETPL encoded by the coding sequence ATGAAAAATTGGGAAGACATATTTTCTTACCTCAACGGAGAACTTTCCGATGCTGAAGTTTCCGAGCTGGATCAGTGGCGCAAAGTTTCACCCGAAAACGAATCGTATTTCCAGAAGGTAAATAAGGTATATGAGTCTACTCCAAGGAAAGATCTTGCAGCCTTTTCCCCAGATGTAGACCAAGCTTGGGGCAAGTTCAACCATGCTATTCAGCAGGAAAAAACATCCAAAACGGGGCTGAGTGTTTATTTTAATAATTGGTACAAAGTCGCCGCCATGCTTTCTCTTATCTTGCTTGGGACATGGGCAATTTCTATGCTTTTATCAGATGGAATGACCAGTATAACGGTTGCCGAGGGTGCTGGCTCACAGAAAGTAGAACTAGAAGACGGTACTGAGATATGGCTAAGAGAAGGGGCGAGTTTGACCTACCCAACTCATTTTGACGAGGAAAAAAGGTGGGTAAAGCTTGAGGGAGAAGCTTTTTTTGATGTGGAAAAAGATCCGTCCAAGCCGTTTGTAGTAGAAGCGCAAGCCACGCAGACCAAAGTATTGGGGACTAGCTTTAACCTTAACAGTGAGAGCGTTACGGGAAATGTAGAAATAGCGCTTTTTACAGGTAAAGTTGAATTTGTTACCGAAAAGGAATCATTGACCTTGGCTCCAGGAGAGAAAATAGCCTTTGGAGCTAGTACCGGAAAACTTGAAAAAGCTGCCATTCAGTCCCCAAATATTACCGCTTGGAAAACAAAGAAGTTGCAGTTTGTCGATACTCCGTTCTTAGAAGTAATACACACCTTAGAAAGGTATTACAATATAGAAATTGAAGTATTGAACAAAGAAATTTTGAACTGTGGCTTTACGTCCGATTTCCAAGATATTAGCCTAGAAGAAATTTTGAAAATTTTGGAGGCAACTGAAATAGTAACAGTGAAAAGAATAAGCGGGAAGGTAGTGCTTGATGGAAATGGTTGTACCGAAGAAACTCCTTTATAA
- a CDS encoding metalloregulator ArsR/SmtB family transcription factor, producing MLSSEKIEKAAFILKTIAHPVRLRIIELLETKDKMAVNDICEALNCEQSLTSHHLSNMKLKGLLSSKREGKNIYYSLKEKDVTKILSCLENCNCNMG from the coding sequence ATGTTGTCTTCAGAAAAAATAGAAAAAGCCGCTTTTATATTAAAAACCATAGCTCATCCGGTAAGGTTAAGGATTATTGAGCTGTTGGAAACAAAAGATAAAATGGCTGTAAACGATATTTGCGAAGCATTGAACTGTGAGCAATCTCTTACTTCCCATCATCTTTCAAACATGAAACTAAAAGGGTTGCTTAGCTCGAAAAGAGAGGGGAAGAATATTTACTATTCCTTAAAAGAAAAGGATGTGACCAAAATTTTATCCTGTTTGGAAAACTGTAATTGCAATATGGGTTGA
- a CDS encoding BatD family protein, whose amino-acid sequence MKISLAFFLTLLAATQIIAQDITISTGRTTIGLNEFLELNLTISNAKLENYSNFPDIDGFTKRGKSNSTRTNIINGKISQSQTITQNYMPTKEGTFTIPSFAMTVNGKKVEFSSVEITVGPAISRQKYDPFADFWNQGQGRDEQEYVNVKEEAFFAVNTNKNKVYVGEGFNMNIAFYVSLKNRAKMDFYKISDQLTEILKKVKPTNCWEENFGIDQITPEYVTINGQQYQRYKIYQASFFPLNDQDIEIPSVSLKMIKYKVAKRPSFFGQNMQEDFKSFSSKAKKIKVMELPPHPMKGMVNVGNFKLEERISGADQETGQSFIYNFAIAGEGNISAIKEIQLPETREFDFYPPNISQQINRGNNTVYGAKAFKYNIEPREPGSYNMGDYFQWIYFNPSSGTYDTLRSELVVNVTGESKRNMEIASNVIGGFYENMDSANNKLTSTWERSWIPIITNISILLVLATAGYFVFRKG is encoded by the coding sequence ATGAAAATCTCATTAGCCTTTTTTTTAACATTACTTGCTGCCACACAAATAATTGCCCAAGATATTACTATCTCCACTGGCAGAACTACCATAGGCCTGAACGAGTTTTTGGAGCTGAACTTGACCATATCTAATGCGAAGCTCGAAAACTATTCAAATTTCCCTGACATAGACGGTTTCACCAAAAGGGGGAAATCAAATTCTACCCGCACCAATATTATAAATGGGAAAATTTCGCAGAGCCAGACCATCACCCAAAATTATATGCCTACCAAAGAAGGTACATTTACCATTCCTTCGTTTGCTATGACCGTAAATGGTAAAAAGGTGGAATTCAGCAGCGTAGAAATCACCGTAGGTCCAGCTATTTCTAGGCAGAAATACGATCCATTTGCAGACTTCTGGAACCAAGGACAAGGAAGGGACGAACAAGAATATGTAAACGTTAAAGAGGAAGCCTTTTTTGCTGTTAATACCAACAAGAACAAGGTGTATGTAGGAGAAGGCTTCAATATGAACATAGCCTTTTATGTTTCGCTCAAAAACAGAGCGAAGATGGACTTCTACAAAATAAGCGACCAGCTCACTGAAATATTAAAAAAAGTAAAGCCAACAAACTGCTGGGAAGAAAACTTTGGGATCGACCAAATCACCCCTGAATATGTAACCATCAACGGGCAGCAATATCAACGCTACAAAATTTACCAAGCCAGCTTTTTCCCCCTCAACGATCAAGATATTGAAATACCTTCGGTTTCTTTAAAAATGATCAAATACAAAGTTGCAAAACGCCCCTCTTTCTTTGGGCAAAACATGCAAGAAGACTTTAAGAGCTTTTCCTCTAAAGCTAAAAAAATCAAAGTAATGGAACTACCTCCCCACCCCATGAAGGGAATGGTGAACGTAGGGAATTTTAAACTAGAAGAACGCATTTCAGGAGCCGACCAAGAAACTGGGCAAAGCTTTATCTATAATTTTGCTATTGCTGGGGAAGGAAATATTTCGGCTATTAAAGAAATCCAACTCCCCGAAACAAGGGAATTCGACTTTTATCCTCCTAATATTTCCCAGCAAATAAACCGAGGGAACAACACCGTTTATGGTGCAAAAGCATTTAAGTACAACATAGAGCCTAGAGAGCCTGGGAGTTATAATATGGGAGATTATTTCCAATGGATTTACTTCAACCCAAGCTCTGGCACATACGATACCCTACGTTCGGAACTTGTGGTAAATGTAACAGGAGAAAGCAAACGCAACATGGAAATTGCCTCGAACGTAATTGGCGGCTTTTATGAAAACATGGATTCGGCAAACAACAAGCTTACATCTACTTGGGAAAGGTCGTGGATTCCGATTATCACCAATATAAGTATTTTACTTGTGCTTGCAACAGCAGGATATTTCGTTTTCAGAAAAGGGTAA
- a CDS encoding carboxypeptidase-like regulatory domain-containing protein: protein MKKNLRISGIKKLGVSLLFLSLFFTALAQKPGIPRDKVSFKFQNSTLIEAMGYLEEIYGLEFAYFNTKGLDQKISVQIKDLSLAAAIQKVFEKTLFSVSEVGGKWVLQTKKHQLFLKGQILDSETQSPLAFATVSIKGQKQGSASNVYGNYLFNEPNVSLDDTLSVSMLGYTSRDIPVYNILRHTSFDIALESVSKMLEEVWVTDRKNVYLLKRGEAYRQKTSSSVIYGKYVTKARLDLPIDSLEELDIQCGAGKMEMLQHDKDMITIEADIITTSIGEKVNKEFVDRFLNLFIEEQGNTAYLKSYFTLMNEKDKPALTKFLSTPGSKINLKVYVPANLDISINDGSGDVFLKNLSNNIRMDDGSGDISVENLIGNLSIRDHSGMIEVKHVVGNVKIKDDSGDVLVSDLNGSLEIKDGSGNIGIEEVVSANGTADNVQVYDRSGHIELNKMNSDVKLKDRSGKIQVKNLNGNLEIKDRSGSIYTNQQQGKASIKDRSGRIYINKEKQ, encoded by the coding sequence ATGAAGAAAAATTTACGGATATCGGGCATCAAAAAATTGGGTGTCTCATTGCTATTTTTGAGCCTGTTTTTCACAGCTTTGGCTCAAAAACCGGGCATCCCCAGAGATAAGGTCAGCTTCAAGTTCCAGAATTCTACTTTGATAGAAGCCATGGGTTACTTGGAGGAAATCTACGGGTTGGAATTCGCTTACTTCAACACTAAAGGGCTTGATCAGAAGATTTCGGTACAAATAAAAGATTTGTCTTTGGCTGCCGCTATCCAAAAAGTATTTGAAAAAACGCTGTTTTCAGTATCGGAAGTTGGAGGGAAATGGGTGCTGCAAACAAAGAAACATCAGTTGTTTTTGAAAGGGCAAATCCTTGACAGTGAAACGCAATCGCCTCTTGCCTTTGCAACAGTGAGTATTAAAGGGCAAAAGCAAGGGAGTGCTTCCAATGTATATGGCAATTATTTGTTCAATGAACCAAATGTGAGTTTGGATGATACGCTTTCGGTTTCTATGCTTGGATATACTTCCAGAGATATCCCCGTTTATAACATCCTCAGGCATACGTCTTTCGATATAGCCCTTGAGTCTGTGTCCAAAATGCTGGAAGAGGTTTGGGTGACAGATAGAAAGAATGTGTACCTATTGAAAAGGGGAGAGGCTTATAGGCAAAAGACAAGCAGTTCTGTCATTTATGGGAAATATGTAACCAAAGCACGTTTGGACCTGCCTATCGATAGTTTGGAAGAACTTGATATACAATGCGGTGCGGGCAAGATGGAAATGCTCCAGCACGATAAAGATATGATCACGATTGAAGCTGATATCATCACTACTTCAATAGGAGAGAAGGTCAATAAAGAGTTTGTAGACCGATTTTTGAATTTGTTTATTGAGGAGCAAGGAAATACGGCTTACCTCAAAAGCTATTTCACCCTAATGAACGAAAAAGATAAACCTGCCCTTACCAAGTTTTTGAGTACGCCCGGCTCTAAAATTAACCTAAAAGTGTACGTACCGGCTAATTTGGATATTTCTATTAACGATGGTTCTGGGGATGTTTTCTTGAAAAATTTGAGCAATAATATCAGGATGGACGATGGGTCAGGAGATATTTCTGTTGAGAACTTGATTGGAAACTTATCCATCAGGGATCATTCAGGAATGATAGAAGTGAAGCATGTAGTAGGCAATGTAAAAATAAAAGATGATTCGGGCGATGTGCTAGTGTCCGATTTGAACGGGAGCTTGGAAATAAAAGATGGCTCGGGGAATATCGGGATAGAGGAAGTAGTGAGTGCTAATGGTACTGCAGATAATGTACAAGTTTATGACAGGTCAGGTCATATTGAGTTGAACAAGATGAACAGCGATGTGAAATTGAAAGACCGCTCTGGTAAGATTCAAGTTAAAAATCTTAATGGTAATTTGGAGATAAAGGATCGTTCTGGTAGTATTTATACTAACCAGCAACAAGGCAAAGCCAGTATCAAAGACCGTTCCGGTAGGATTTATATTAATAAAGAAAAGCAGTAA